GGGTGACTAAAGAGTGTGTCACTGAACTGCTTGAGACCATCAGGCACCGTCTAGCAGTAGTTCACAATAACAGAGGTGAGCATAATATGTATCTTAATATGGAACATAATTTTTTCTCAAAATTAGTTCTAACAATTCTAGTTCATTAAATACACTTAAAACACTtatttataagtgtataaattaatacctctctccttgctcttgcAAGATGTATATgccaaattttatatatatgtatattatataatgatcCCTATTTTATTTCAGTAGATGTGTCTCAGTTATTGCAGCTAGAATAGCAGAATTGGCACCAAGGCACATCAAGTTCCCAGAGCCAACCAATGAAGAAACCATCATGAGCCAATTTTCTGTGATTGCTGGGATGCCAGGTGTAATTGGGTGTGTTGATGGAACACACATTCCAATTAGGAGTCCTGGTGGAGTAGATGCTGAACTGTATCGATGCCGCAAGGGATTCTTTCCTTTGAATGTGATGGGTGTCTGTGATGCTTCCCTAAAATTTTTAAATGTTATTGCAAACTAGCCTGGTAGTGCCCATGATGCTCGTATTTTTAATGAGTCTCTTTTATGTGAGAAGCTGCGATCAGGTAGTTACAAATGCTTTCTTTTGGGGGACAGTGGATATCCTTGTAGGTCCTACATTCTGACTCCTTTTGGTAATCCCAGTACTGACAAGCAGAGTAGGTATAATTCCTCCCATGTCAGGACTAGGAATACTATAGAGAGAGCATTTGGTGTGCTTAAAAGGAGATTAAGTTGGACACAAGCAAAAAAATCATTATGGCTTGTGCAGTTTTGCACAACATTGCAATTACTTATAAAATTCCTTTAGATCTACCAGATGTCCAACTTGATCCTCAAGATGCCCCTGGTGT
This genomic stretch from Penaeus vannamei isolate JL-2024 chromosome 28, ASM4276789v1, whole genome shotgun sequence harbors:
- the LOC138867081 gene encoding putative nuclease HARBI1, which translates into the protein MSQFSVIAGMPGVIGCVDGTHIPIRSPGGVDAELYRCRKGFFPLNPGSAHDARIFNESLLCEKLRSGSYKCFLLGDSGYPCRSYILTPFGNPSTDKQSRYNSSHIYQMSNLILKMPLVSEPRLRILFTFGTYILLDVEDSNSKFQAN